TGGTATTGAGGCTAAGCAGCCTAACTCTGCTATCAGAAAGTGTGCTAGAGTTCAATTGATCAAGAATGGAAAGAAGATTGCTGCTTTCGTGCCCAACGATGGTTGTTTGAACTAcattgaagaaaatgatgaagtgtTGATTACTGGATTTGGACGTAAAGGACATGCCGTTGGAGATATTCGCGGAGTCAGGTTTGAGGTTGTGAAGATCTCAAAAGTGTCCCTGTTAGCTTTGTTCAAGGAGAAAGAAGGAGAACCCTATATCTTAGATTAATTTAGAAtgtcatactccctccgttcttttttaataggccagtttcgataaataaaagtttcaaaaaaataggcaagtttcctaattgggaaagtcaaatgttattttaattttttgggaccacttttctctaaacttcttttgatgacaagtgtcatgtggaccacttcactttacttcttttgctaacaagtgtcatggggaccatttcacttcacttcttttattgactagtgtcatgaggaccactttcaataattagttctcttaatttccttaaatttcactaaaaacaaaactggcctattaaaaaagaacggagggagtacttctCTAGTTGTCTTTTTCAAAATGCATGAATGATCTCTTACAACTATTTAGTGGAAATGGAGTTGAACCATATCtgttttatgcaaaaaaaaaaaaaaaaaaaaaaaaaaacaacggcCATCTTGTTTTTTCTTATTGGGCAGGCCAAAATTTGAAGGTTATTTTAGTCAATTCAACTTTGAAGTTGGCTGGAATATTCTGGTGGCACCCAAATTTTTAATCTCAGCAGTCAGCAGTGCACATGTGGTCACCCCTGAACAGTAATAGAAGTTACAGTATTtgatgtcttcttcttctttttttcggtGAGCTGTATTTGATGTCTTCTTGATTTCTGCAAATTCAGTCTCCGAGAAAGAAGAGAGAAATGGAAGGAGGAAGAGAGGAAGATGGGAGAGAAGAGAATAAGAAAATATCAATCATAGCAATTCCATGTTATGAAGAAGTATTTGATAATTCTCAGCAAAACCCTAAACCCAATCAATCTCTATTTAATCCATCTCCTTCATTCTCTCAGGCTTTCTCTTTTATTAAGAACACTGAATTTTACACACCTCCTCCTCCAACTCCTCCTACGCCATCTGTTCCTGCAACTTCCCCATCCCCATCCCCCTCTACTCCTAATAACTCATCAAGGTAtttcgtgattttttttttaaaatattggaacagattagggttttgtttgtttgtttgaatgGGAAAAATAAAGATTAATTTTCTTATGTGGATTTGTTTTAGGACAATTGGACATTCAGATGCTTCTCCTTCTACTTCCTCGTCTGTGCAATCTGGTCAAAATCGCAATGCCATTCTTGTCAGCCATAGACAAGtaaatcaagttttgatgattttattgaCTCTTTAAAATTTGATGCTCTTGATTTCAATGGACTTACTTGTCTGTGATTTTGTGCACAATTCAATATACAGAAAGGGAAtccattactcaaatatattagGAATGTAAGGTGGGTGTTTGCAGATGTGGTTTGCGATTACTTGCTGGGGCCTAATTCATGCGCTTTGTATCTAAGGTTTTACTTCCCCACTGTTTGTTACAATTTTACTATCTAAATGTCAGAAATTTTGTGGACTTTGCATGGACCCATTTTTTGGGTGCATACTCTTTTGCATTGCCTTTTTGGTCTATCTGGTAAAATCATTCAACTTCTTTACTTTTACTGAGTAGCACAAGTTTGAAAGACTTCTATGTGCCACTGGCACAGGTGATATTCAATTTTGAAATTAAGAAAAAGATATATGATACTCCTAACAAGTAGCCTCATGCAATTCTTTCCTTCTCAGAGTCCTGCTTGAAATTGAGATACTACTGAACCCTGTGGACTGATTAACTTATTTTAGTTGAATATGGAGGAAAAGACTTAGCATTTTGGTTTAATTT
The nucleotide sequence above comes from Papaver somniferum cultivar HN1 chromosome 8, ASM357369v1, whole genome shotgun sequence. Encoded proteins:
- the LOC113301529 gene encoding DNA excision repair protein ERCC-1-like isoform X4; translated protein: MEGGREEDGREENKKISIIAIPCYEEVFDNSQQNPKPNQSLFNPSPSFSQAFSFIKNTEFYTPPPPTPPTPSVPATSPSPSPSTPNNSSRTIGHSDASPSTSSSVQSGQNRNAILVSHRQKGNPLLKYIRNVRWVFADVVCDYLLGPNSCALYLSVRYHLLHPDYLYFRIRELQKNFKLRVILCHVDVEDVVKPLQEVTRTAMLHDCTLLCAWSLEECGRYLETIKVYENKPADILQGQTDTDYLSRLSHALTTVRHVNKTDVVTLGSTFGSLSNIMDVSMEDLARCPGIGERKISYWNLGMEAELQTS
- the LOC113301529 gene encoding DNA excision repair protein ERCC-1-like isoform X5, whose product is MEGGREEDGREENKKISIIAIPCYEEVFDNSQQNPKPNQSLFNPSPSFSQAFSFIKNTEFYTPPPPTPPTPSVPATSPSPSPSTPNNSSRTIGHSDASPSTSSSVQSGQNRNAILVSHRQKGNPLLKYIRNVRWVFADVVCDYLLGPNSCALYLSVRYHLLHPDYLYFRIRELQKNFKLRVILCHVDVEDVVKPLQEVTRTAMLHDCTLLCAWSLEECGRYLETIKVYENKPADILQGQTDTDYLSRLSHALTTVRHVNKTDVVTLGSTFGSLSNIMDVSMEDLARCPGIGKTAV